CGCCGGCCTGGCGGCGGGCGCGGCGGCCGGGGCCGGCTCCGCTTTGGCGGCGGGCTCGCCCTTCGCCTCGCCGGCCTCGCCGATCCGGGCGACGACCGTGTTGACGGCGACGGTCTGACCGGGCTGGACCAGGATCTCCGCGAGGGTTCCGGCGGCGGGGGAGGGGATCTCCGCGTCGACCTTGTCCGTCGAGATCTCGAACAGGGGTTCGTCGCGGGAGACCGTGTCCCCCACGTTCTTGATCCATCGCGTGATCGTCCCTTCGGCGATCGATTCCCCCATCTGGGGCATGATGACGTCGGTGGCCATGCGGAGCTCCTTTCAGTATCCGGCGAGCGCGCGGGCGGCGCGCGCGATCTTTTCCGCGTTCGGGAGGAAGAACGCCTCCATCGGCGGCGCGTACGGGACGGGCGTGTCGGGCGCGGCCACGCGAAGGACCGGCCCGTCCAGGCTTTCGAAACAGTGCTCGGTGATGCGGGCGGACACCTCGGCGCCGACGCCCCCGGTCTTCGTGTCCTCGTGGACGATCAGCGCCTTGCCGGTCCGCCCGACGGAGGCGAAGATCGTCTCGTCGTCGAGCGGAAGCAGCGTCCGCAGGTCGACGACCTCGCAGTCGATTCCCTCCGACTCGAGCGCGGCGGCCGCGTCGAGCGCCTCCCAGACCATCGCGCCGTAGGTCACGATCGAGAGGTCGCGCCCCGGACGGGCGACCCTCGCCTTGCCGATCGGGACCGTGTACTCCTCGGAGGGGAGCTCCTCCCGGATCCGGCGGTAGAGGAACTTGTGCTCGAAGAAGATGACGGGATCCTCGTCCCGGATCGCGGACTTCAGCAGCCCCTTCGCGTCGTACGCGGTTGCCGGCTGCACGACCTTGAGGCCGGGAGTGTGCGTGAAATACGCCTCCGGGTTCTGCGAGTGGAAGGGCCCCCCGTGGACGCCTCCTCCCGACGGGCCGCGGACGACGATCGGGATCCCGACGCCGGTCCGGTACCGCGACTTGGCGGCGAAGTTGGTGATCTGGTCGAAGGCGCAGGAGATGAAATCGGCGAACTGCATCTCGGCGACGGGGCGCAGGCCCATCATCGCGGCGCCGATCGCCGCGCCGACGATCGCGTCCTCGGAGATCGGCGTATCGATGACCCGGTCCGGGCCGAACCGCTCGATCATCCCGTCGGTCACCTTGAAGGCGCCGCCGTAGACGCCGACGTCCTCTCCGATCACGAAGACCCGGTCGTCGGCCTCCATCTCCTCCCAGAGCGCGTCGTGGATCGCGTCGACGTACGTCGTCCCGCCCGGGTTCTCGTCGCGGGGACGGGCGTCCGCCATCAGCGCTTCCCTTCGGCGTAGCGGAGGAACAAGGGCTCGGTCTCGCGCGGGGCGGCCGCGTACACCCCCTCGAGCGCGGCCTCGCCGCGCGGCGAGGGCGCCGTCTCGGCGATCTCGAGCTCCCGGTCGACCTGCTCGGTGACGG
The Thermoanaerobaculia bacterium DNA segment above includes these coding regions:
- a CDS encoding biotin/lipoyl-containing protein; the protein is MATDVIMPQMGESIAEGTITRWIKNVGDTVSRDEPLFEISTDKVDAEIPSPAAGTLAEILVQPGQTVAVNTVVARIGEAGEAKGEPAAKAEPAPAAAPAARPA
- a CDS encoding alpha-ketoacid dehydrogenase subunit beta, with translation MADARPRDENPGGTTYVDAIHDALWEEMEADDRVFVIGEDVGVYGGAFKVTDGMIERFGPDRVIDTPISEDAIVGAAIGAAMMGLRPVAEMQFADFISCAFDQITNFAAKSRYRTGVGIPIVVRGPSGGGVHGGPFHSQNPEAYFTHTPGLKVVQPATAYDAKGLLKSAIRDEDPVIFFEHKFLYRRIREELPSEEYTVPIGKARVARPGRDLSIVTYGAMVWEALDAAAALESEGIDCEVVDLRTLLPLDDETIFASVGRTGKALIVHEDTKTGGVGAEVSARITEHCFESLDGPVLRVAAPDTPVPYAPPMEAFFLPNAEKIARAARALAGY